From the genome of Scytonema hofmannii PCC 7110, one region includes:
- the hpnI gene encoding bacteriohopanetetrol glucosamine biosynthesis glycosyltransferase HpnI has protein sequence MLYLYQFLLGMLCLSAIWYNCYAIYAAIKFFSHPTQIDSDFHPPVTILKPICGLDIDTYENFASFCKQDYPEYQIIFGVRDERDPCVEVVKTIINDFPEIDISLVISNRTIGTNLKVSNLANAQAKAKYSLLLLADSDVRVQPDYLMRVIQPMNDPTVGVVTCLYRPQVRGWVAIFEAIGISTEYLAGVLVARYIEGMKFALGPTIAIRKTALEAIGGFQTIADYLADDFQLGYLSAQAGYKIVLSDYVIDHTIATENFIDLIHRQTRWNCCTRVSRPWGYLGLIFTHGTAISLLFLIATYESIFSWVMVGIVLMTRFIMAWVVGVKSLKDPVARKFLLLVPLRDLMSFGLWCYSFVGSTFKWRGRKLRLTRSGKLIPLTTDSTEALLT, from the coding sequence ATGTTATATCTGTACCAATTTCTGCTTGGGATGTTGTGTCTGTCGGCGATTTGGTATAACTGCTATGCCATTTATGCAGCAATTAAGTTCTTTTCCCATCCGACGCAAATCGATTCCGACTTTCACCCACCCGTTACTATCTTGAAACCAATTTGCGGTCTTGACATTGATACCTACGAAAACTTTGCCTCATTTTGCAAACAAGACTACCCGGAATACCAAATTATTTTCGGCGTGCGCGATGAACGCGATCCCTGTGTAGAAGTCGTCAAAACAATCATCAATGACTTCCCAGAAATTGATATAAGTCTAGTCATTAGCAATCGCACCATCGGTACCAATCTTAAGGTGAGCAACCTCGCTAACGCACAAGCAAAAGCCAAGTATTCGCTCCTACTTCTTGCAGATAGTGATGTCCGCGTACAACCAGATTATTTGATGCGAGTTATCCAACCCATGAACGACCCTACTGTTGGGGTCGTTACGTGTTTGTACCGTCCGCAGGTTCGAGGATGGGTGGCAATCTTTGAAGCCATCGGGATATCTACTGAATACCTTGCTGGTGTTCTAGTTGCAAGATATATAGAAGGAATGAAGTTTGCTTTAGGTCCTACTATTGCAATCCGGAAAACTGCTCTTGAGGCAATTGGAGGGTTTCAAACAATTGCTGATTATCTAGCAGACGATTTCCAACTTGGCTACCTCAGCGCTCAAGCAGGCTACAAGATTGTGCTTTCGGACTATGTTATAGACCATACGATCGCCACAGAAAACTTTATTGACTTAATCCATCGTCAGACCCGTTGGAATTGCTGTACGCGTGTCTCTCGTCCTTGGGGCTATTTAGGGCTGATCTTTACCCACGGAACAGCCATCAGTTTATTATTCTTAATAGCAACATATGAGTCAATTTTCAGTTGGGTAATGGTGGGGATCGTATTGATGACCAGATTCATCATGGCATGGGTTGTTGGGGTCAAAAGCCTAAAAGATCCAGTAGCTAGAAAGTTTTTGTTGTTGGTTCCTTTACGCGATCTTATGAGCTTTGGATTGTGGTGCTACAGCTTTGTTGGCAGTACCTTCAAGTGGCGGGGTCGAAAATTAAGGCTGACAAGAAGCGGGAAATTAATACCACTTACAACCGATTCTACCGAAGCACTATTAACTTAA
- the hpnJ gene encoding hopanoid biosynthesis associated radical SAM protein HpnJ, with the protein MKTLLLNPPSFEGFDGGAGSRWPATREIESYWYPVWLAYPAAMIPESRLLDAPPHGVSPEETIRIATEYDFVVLFTSTPGFHSDVRLAEMMKAAKPSLKIAFVGPHVTTQPEQSLMASEAIDFVTHKEFDYTVTEFASGKSLEEIKGVSFRKDGKIVHTEHRLPIEDLDALPWVTPIYKRDLDIHRYNVPFLLHPYISFYTTRGCPAKCTFCLWPQTFDGHAWRQRSVDDVAKEVEHALKLFPDTKEIFFDDDTFTIGKQRVLALCEKFKPLNFTWSCTSRVHVDLETLQAMRAAGCRLFIVGFESGNSQILKNIKKGATVEQAREFQKNCKKAGITVHGDFIIGLPGETQETIEETLKFAQELDCETIQVSVAHAYPGTELYNFVQSNGYLRLDAEMTDETGHQLPHFEYPNLSRAEMMAAVEDFYGKYYFRPRIVARIVKKALFNSEERRRLYKEAREYLSLRAKRKQYVVNQRA; encoded by the coding sequence ATGAAGACTTTGCTACTTAACCCACCGTCCTTTGAAGGATTTGACGGAGGAGCAGGTTCTCGGTGGCCTGCAACACGCGAAATTGAATCGTACTGGTACCCAGTCTGGCTTGCCTATCCTGCAGCAATGATCCCCGAAAGTCGGTTACTAGATGCGCCACCTCATGGCGTATCGCCAGAAGAGACAATACGAATTGCCACCGAATATGATTTTGTTGTTCTTTTCACCAGCACACCAGGATTTCATAGCGATGTGCGTTTGGCAGAAATGATGAAGGCTGCAAAACCTTCGTTAAAAATAGCCTTTGTCGGTCCACACGTGACCACACAGCCAGAACAAAGCTTAATGGCAAGTGAGGCAATTGACTTTGTGACCCACAAAGAATTCGATTACACAGTGACCGAATTTGCTTCAGGAAAATCTCTGGAAGAAATCAAGGGTGTAAGCTTCAGAAAAGACGGCAAGATAGTACATACAGAGCATAGGTTACCTATTGAAGACCTAGATGCATTACCATGGGTAACGCCAATTTACAAGCGAGATTTGGACATACATCGCTACAATGTACCATTCCTACTACACCCATACATTTCTTTTTACACTACACGCGGTTGCCCCGCTAAGTGTACATTTTGTTTGTGGCCGCAAACTTTTGATGGTCACGCATGGCGACAGCGATCGGTGGATGATGTTGCCAAAGAAGTTGAACACGCGCTCAAACTCTTCCCCGATACAAAAGAAATCTTTTTTGACGATGATACGTTTACCATTGGCAAACAGCGGGTGCTAGCCTTATGTGAAAAGTTTAAGCCTCTTAACTTTACCTGGTCTTGCACTTCCCGCGTTCACGTCGATCTAGAAACACTTCAAGCAATGCGTGCTGCTGGTTGTCGGCTGTTTATTGTGGGATTTGAGTCAGGCAATTCTCAAATTCTCAAAAACATCAAAAAGGGAGCAACAGTCGAGCAAGCACGAGAATTCCAGAAAAACTGCAAAAAAGCAGGTATTACCGTTCATGGTGATTTTATTATCGGGCTACCTGGCGAAACGCAAGAAACCATTGAAGAAACTCTGAAGTTTGCTCAAGAACTCGACTGCGAGACGATACAAGTTTCCGTAGCCCATGCTTATCCAGGGACTGAACTATACAACTTTGTCCAATCGAATGGGTACTTGCGCTTAGATGCTGAAATGACGGACGAGACTGGACACCAACTGCCTCACTTTGAGTATCCAAACTTGTCACGCGCTGAAATGATGGCAGCAGTAGAAGACTTCTATGGCAAGTACTACTTCCGTCCCCGCATTGTTGCCCGCATTGTCAAGAAGGCTCTTTTCAATTCTGAAGAACGCCGTCGCCTTTATAAGGAAGCACGAGAGTATCTCAGCTTACGTGCTAAGCGCAAGCAATATGTTGTTAATCAGAGAGCTTAA
- a CDS encoding TIGR02450 family Trp-rich protein, with translation MAKKQKFPYLVASKWTARTKIDGWRHFQVVNRKNQGKWVYAEMVASCDPKVRFWINAKLLQDTSQWQSGWQSLQEMHSMEDAVLKF, from the coding sequence ATGGCTAAGAAGCAGAAATTTCCTTACCTAGTTGCTTCCAAGTGGACGGCTCGGACAAAAATAGATGGCTGGCGACACTTCCAAGTCGTCAATCGCAAAAACCAAGGTAAGTGGGTTTATGCTGAGATGGTCGCTTCTTGCGATCCCAAAGTCCGTTTCTGGATCAATGCCAAGTTATTACAAGACACCTCACAATGGCAATCTGGCTGGCAATCTCTACAAGAGATGCATTCCATGGAAGATGCTGTGCTAAAATTTTAG
- a CDS encoding ferredoxin:protochlorophyllide reductase (ATP-dependent) subunit N — MTVAQPDALTFECETGNYHTFCPISCVAWLYQKIEDSFFLVIGTKTCGYFLQNAMGVMIFAEPRYAMAELEEGDISAQLNDYDELKRLCLQIKRDRNPSVIVWIGTCTTEIIKMDLEGLAPKLESEIGIPIVVARANGLDYAFTQGEDTVLAAMAARCPDKVSTVEAEKNERNAIQKLLNFGKKKEDVATEESEYADHPPLVLFGSLPDPVVTQLTLELKKQGIKVSGWLPAKRFTELPVLEEGYYVAGVNPFLSRTATTLMRRRKCKLIGAPFPIGPDGSRAWIEKICSVFGITPKGLDEREAQIWESLEDYIKLIRGKSVFFMGDNLLEVSLARFLVRCGMTVPEIGIPYMDKRYQAAELTFLEKTCHEMGVPLPRIVEKPDNYNQIQRIYDLKPDLVITGMAHANPLEARGINTKWSVEFTFAQIHGFTNARDILELVTRPLRRNNNLKDLGWDKLVKEEAKI, encoded by the coding sequence ATGACAGTTGCTCAACCAGACGCTTTAACTTTTGAGTGCGAAACCGGAAATTATCATACTTTTTGCCCTATTAGCTGCGTAGCTTGGCTTTACCAAAAAATTGAAGATAGCTTCTTTTTAGTTATTGGTACAAAAACTTGTGGCTACTTCCTGCAAAATGCAATGGGAGTGATGATTTTTGCAGAACCTCGTTATGCCATGGCAGAGTTGGAAGAAGGCGATATTTCTGCCCAGCTTAATGATTATGACGAGTTAAAGCGGTTGTGTTTGCAAATTAAGCGCGATCGCAATCCCAGCGTGATAGTTTGGATCGGTACTTGCACCACAGAAATCATCAAAATGGATTTGGAAGGCTTGGCACCCAAGCTAGAATCTGAAATTGGTATTCCCATTGTTGTTGCACGTGCTAACGGTTTAGACTACGCCTTCACCCAAGGAGAAGACACCGTATTAGCTGCAATGGCTGCACGTTGTCCGGATAAAGTCTCCACAGTAGAAGCTGAGAAAAACGAGCGCAATGCCATTCAAAAGCTGCTGAATTTTGGTAAGAAAAAAGAAGACGTTGCTACTGAAGAATCCGAGTATGCGGATCATCCTCCGTTAGTCCTCTTTGGTTCCCTCCCCGATCCCGTTGTCACTCAGTTAACTCTAGAACTGAAGAAGCAAGGTATTAAAGTTTCTGGCTGGCTACCTGCTAAACGCTTTACTGAACTTCCCGTTCTTGAAGAAGGGTATTATGTTGCTGGTGTCAACCCCTTCCTCAGCCGCACTGCAACAACCTTAATGCGTCGCCGTAAGTGCAAGCTGATTGGCGCACCTTTCCCTATTGGTCCCGATGGTAGCCGCGCTTGGATTGAAAAAATCTGCTCGGTGTTTGGGATTACTCCCAAAGGATTGGATGAACGGGAAGCTCAAATTTGGGAAAGTTTGGAAGATTATATAAAACTTATTCGTGGCAAGTCCGTGTTCTTTATGGGCGATAACTTGCTAGAAGTTTCCCTAGCAAGATTCTTGGTGCGTTGCGGTATGACTGTTCCTGAAATCGGTATTCCTTACATGGATAAGCGCTACCAAGCGGCTGAGTTGACATTTTTAGAAAAAACTTGTCATGAAATGGGCGTACCCTTGCCTAGGATTGTGGAAAAGCCAGACAACTACAACCAAATTCAGCGCATTTACGATTTGAAGCCAGATTTGGTCATTACTGGTATGGCTCATGCTAACCCATTAGAGGCAAGGGGAATCAACACCAAGTGGTCTGTAGAGTTCACCTTTGCTCAGATTCACGGCTTTACCAATGCGCGTGACATTCTGGAGTTGGTCACGCGTCCACTGCGCCGGAATAACAATCTCAAAGATTTGGGTTGGGATAAGTTGGTTAAGGAAGAAGCTAAAATTTAA
- the bchL gene encoding ferredoxin:protochlorophyllide reductase (ATP-dependent) iron-sulfur ATP-binding protein — protein MKLAVYGKGGIGKSTTSCNISVALAKRGKKVLQIGCDPKHDSTFTLTGFLIPTIIDTLQEKDYHYEDVWPEDVIYKGYGGVDCVEAGGPPAGAGCGGYVVGETVKLLKELNAFDEYDVILFDVLGDVVCGGFAAPLNYADYCLIITDNGFDALFAANRIAASVREKARTHPLRLAGLIGNRTSKRDLIDKYIEAVPMPVLEVLPLIEDIRVSRVKGKTLFEMAEIDPSLNYVCDYYLNIADQILASPEGVVPNDSPDRELFTLLSDFYLNPGKPQVPKPEEELDLMIV, from the coding sequence GTGAAACTAGCAGTTTATGGAAAAGGTGGTATCGGTAAATCCACCACAAGCTGTAACATATCAGTCGCCCTAGCCAAGCGCGGCAAAAAAGTGCTGCAAATTGGTTGCGACCCGAAACACGACAGCACCTTCACCCTCACCGGGTTTTTAATTCCAACAATTATTGATACTCTTCAAGAGAAAGACTATCATTACGAAGATGTTTGGCCTGAAGATGTTATTTACAAGGGTTACGGTGGAGTAGATTGTGTTGAAGCCGGCGGACCACCAGCAGGTGCGGGATGTGGCGGTTACGTCGTAGGCGAAACCGTAAAATTACTGAAGGAACTCAACGCTTTTGATGAGTACGATGTTATATTGTTTGACGTTCTCGGTGACGTTGTCTGTGGAGGTTTTGCAGCTCCCTTAAATTATGCGGACTACTGCCTAATTATTACCGACAACGGCTTCGATGCTTTGTTTGCTGCCAATCGCATTGCTGCTTCAGTGAGAGAAAAAGCGCGGACTCACCCACTGCGGCTGGCTGGATTAATTGGCAATCGCACCTCCAAGCGCGATTTGATAGACAAATACATCGAAGCAGTACCCATGCCAGTTTTAGAAGTGTTGCCTTTGATTGAAGATATTAGAGTTTCTCGTGTTAAAGGCAAGACTTTGTTTGAGATGGCAGAAATTGACCCATCTCTCAACTACGTCTGTGATTACTATCTCAATATTGCAGATCAAATTTTGGCGTCTCCCGAAGGTGTTGTACCCAATGACTCTCCAGATCGGGAATTATTTACTTTGTTGTCTGATTTTTATCTAAATCCGGGTAAACCACAGGTTCCTAAACCAGAAGAAGAATTAGACTTGATGATTGTATAA
- a CDS encoding cyclic peptide export ABC transporter: MRLISFLLRSSWGMVTLAIVTGFLSGGSNASLIALISSAASNNANSRLAIVIWGFVGLALIALITSVISQMLLIRISQNAIFQLRMRLSNQILTSELNHLEQLGNSRILATLTEDVQTVANAVHVIPHLCIDLAIVIGCLTYITWLSWLVFLMVLGVSVVAIGSCQWLLNQGKKYLSLAREDQDVMFKHFRTITEGVKELKLNYNRRQGFLSKNLQSTATIFSHHNIQGLSFYGITTSWGRLIFFFAIGFVLFSLPNILTINPQTLAGFILTFTYLMLPMNNIVENIPIITRASIALDKIESLGLSLESNAEVSTVPPKTKTSWSNLKLSRVTHSYNINQEDRSFIIGPIDLTFYPQQLVFIVGGNGSGKSTLAKVIIGLYTPEAGEIIFDGELISEQNREWYRQHFSMVFSDFYLFDEILELENADLKSQAQEYLKVLQLEHKVTIENGKLSTINLSQGQRKRLALLSAYLEDRPIYLFDEWAADQDPVFKEIFYTELLPKLRDSGKTVLAITHDDRYFHVADRIIKLDYGQVEFDK, encoded by the coding sequence ATGCGTCTGATTTCCTTTCTTTTGCGTTCTTCATGGGGAATGGTGACTCTTGCGATTGTCACCGGATTCCTAAGTGGCGGTAGTAACGCTAGCCTCATTGCTCTGATTAGCAGTGCAGCAAGTAATAACGCCAATTCACGCCTTGCGATCGTTATTTGGGGTTTTGTAGGGCTGGCGCTGATAGCTCTGATAACCAGCGTTATTTCCCAGATGTTGCTGATTCGTATATCTCAAAATGCAATTTTTCAATTACGAATGCGTTTGAGTAACCAGATACTCACTTCAGAATTGAACCATTTGGAACAACTTGGAAATTCTCGCATTTTGGCAACTTTGACAGAGGATGTCCAGACAGTTGCTAATGCTGTTCACGTGATACCACATCTTTGCATCGATCTTGCCATTGTTATAGGTTGTTTGACATACATCACATGGCTTTCTTGGTTAGTCTTCCTTATGGTTTTAGGCGTATCAGTCGTAGCAATTGGGAGTTGTCAGTGGCTATTAAATCAAGGAAAAAAATATCTTTCTCTTGCTCGTGAAGACCAAGATGTAATGTTTAAGCATTTCCGCACCATTACAGAAGGAGTGAAGGAACTTAAGCTCAACTACAATCGTCGTCAAGGGTTTCTTTCTAAAAATTTACAATCTACAGCAACTATTTTTAGTCATCACAATATTCAAGGTCTATCCTTTTATGGAATAACGACAAGTTGGGGAAGACTTATATTCTTTTTCGCAATTGGTTTCGTCCTTTTTTCACTTCCTAATATACTCACTATTAATCCTCAAACACTTGCTGGCTTTATCTTAACTTTCACCTATTTAATGTTACCAATGAACAACATTGTGGAAAATATCCCTATCATTACTAGAGCCAGCATTGCCTTAGATAAGATAGAATCACTAGGCTTGTCTTTAGAAAGTAACGCTGAGGTTTCCACAGTTCCACCTAAAACCAAGACTTCCTGGAGCAACTTAAAACTTTCACGGGTGACTCATAGTTATAACATCAATCAAGAAGATCGCTCTTTTATTATCGGTCCAATTGACTTGACCTTTTATCCACAACAACTCGTGTTTATCGTTGGCGGAAATGGTAGCGGAAAATCGACTCTTGCTAAAGTAATTATAGGGCTGTACACACCAGAAGCTGGAGAAATTATATTTGATGGAGAGCTTATTAGCGAACAAAATCGAGAATGGTACCGCCAGCATTTTTCTATGGTGTTTTCTGACTTTTATTTGTTCGATGAGATTTTAGAATTAGAAAATGCTGACTTAAAAAGTCAAGCACAAGAGTACTTAAAAGTACTTCAATTAGAGCATAAGGTGACAATAGAAAATGGTAAACTTTCTACCATAAATCTTTCCCAAGGACAGCGCAAAAGGCTAGCTTTACTCAGCGCATACTTGGAGGATCGGCCAATTTATTTGTTTGATGAATGGGCGGCAGATCAAGATCCAGTTTTTAAGGAAATTTTCTACACCGAACTGCTGCCAAAGCTGAGAGATAGCGGCAAAACAGTACTTGCCATTACCCATGACGATCGCTATTTCCATGTAGCCGATCGCATCATAAAATTGGATTACGGTCAAGTGGAGTTTGACAAGTAA
- a CDS encoding DUF5678 domain-containing protein has translation MNTTPSKDENQEMLKWLNRSREQLKEYAHQYIAYNSNGIIAHGSDLHQPSLCRLG, from the coding sequence ATGAATACTACACCCTCTAAAGATGAAAACCAGGAAATGCTGAAGTGGCTGAACCGCAGTCGCGAACAATTAAAAGAGTATGCCCATCAGTACATTGCCTATAATAGCAACGGTATAATTGCTCACGGTAGCGACTTACATCAACCATCATTATGTAGGTTGGGTTGA
- a CDS encoding DUF5331 domain-containing protein, producing the protein MPFFHSFTESLKQKWLQFFQINRDWITLHMEVESVYTPDGGKRPPSYLILGVANALEPKLAQLMLPFSRLNPDADTLIEVLDLNFDPDIALGNRVIPRVETETNGEESDSDEETSSHSHLNGFAVAAVDIDTDEETLMVVSTTIEDVTPADEAQGFLNGVDSVDDFGDISFDELKDEDSTTSKQSTDSTTNGNGEFAEVLTDVWGDESAAKMDKEDADNDLFLGEDLSSSDLDDSEIARLFPKN; encoded by the coding sequence ATGCCTTTCTTTCATAGTTTTACGGAATCTCTCAAGCAAAAGTGGTTACAATTTTTCCAAATTAACCGGGATTGGATTACTCTCCATATGGAGGTCGAGTCGGTTTACACCCCTGATGGTGGTAAGCGACCCCCTTCTTACCTCATCCTGGGAGTAGCTAATGCGTTAGAACCAAAATTAGCGCAGTTAATGCTGCCCTTTTCTAGACTGAATCCTGACGCTGACACTTTAATTGAGGTGCTGGATTTAAATTTCGACCCAGATATTGCTCTCGGTAACCGTGTTATTCCCAGAGTTGAGACAGAAACGAATGGCGAAGAGTCAGATTCTGATGAGGAGACATCGAGCCATTCGCACTTAAACGGCTTTGCGGTAGCAGCAGTTGATATAGATACCGATGAGGAAACTCTCATGGTTGTAAGTACAACTATAGAGGATGTCACTCCAGCAGATGAGGCGCAGGGATTTTTAAACGGTGTAGATTCTGTTGATGATTTTGGCGATATATCCTTTGATGAGTTGAAGGATGAGGACAGCACAACTTCTAAGCAGTCAACAGACTCTACCACTAATGGGAACGGTGAGTTTGCTGAAGTCTTAACAGATGTCTGGGGCGATGAATCCGCAGCCAAAATGGACAAAGAAGACGCGGATAACGATTTGTTTTTAGGGGAAGACCTATCATCTAGTGATTTGGATGATTCAGAAATTGCTCGTCTCTTCCCCAAGAATTAA
- a CDS encoding squalene/phytoene synthase family protein produces the protein MDLYGDALNILRETSRTFYIPIVRLPLGLQEAVASAYLCLRAIDEIEDNAELDNPTKAKLLRAISLTLQAGVDGFPVDAFHNGLSTHEDILPEVSLRIREWAILAPATIAPRIWDATAAMADRMAYWAERNWKIDNELDLDRYTFGVAGAVGLMLSDLWAWYDGTQTNRTHAIGFGRGLQAVNILRNHREDLSRGVDFYPVGWSEERMHQYARRNLAMADAYINSLPVGPALDFCQIPLTLAYGTLEALVNGKQKLSRSDVIALIDRLTKMST, from the coding sequence ATGGACTTGTATGGAGACGCCTTAAATATCCTTAGAGAAACGAGTCGAACATTTTATATCCCAATAGTTCGTTTACCACTTGGTTTGCAAGAAGCTGTAGCATCAGCTTACTTGTGTTTGCGAGCCATTGATGAAATTGAAGACAATGCAGAACTAGATAACCCTACCAAAGCAAAACTATTGCGAGCAATTAGCTTGACATTACAAGCAGGGGTTGATGGTTTTCCAGTTGATGCTTTCCACAATGGATTGAGCACCCATGAGGATATACTACCAGAGGTCTCCCTTCGGATTCGAGAATGGGCAATACTTGCGCCTGCAACAATTGCACCTCGAATTTGGGATGCCACTGCTGCCATGGCAGATAGAATGGCATACTGGGCAGAACGTAATTGGAAGATTGATAATGAATTGGATTTAGATCGCTATACGTTTGGAGTTGCTGGTGCAGTTGGCTTAATGCTTTCCGATTTGTGGGCTTGGTATGATGGAACACAGACAAACCGTACCCACGCAATTGGGTTTGGTCGGGGCTTACAAGCAGTTAATATCCTCCGCAACCACAGGGAAGATTTATCGCGTGGGGTCGATTTTTATCCAGTTGGTTGGTCTGAGGAAAGAATGCATCAGTACGCCCGTCGCAATTTAGCCATGGCAGATGCTTATATCAATTCACTTCCTGTGGGTCCAGCCTTGGACTTTTGCCAGATTCCGCTAACTTTGGCTTATGGCACTCTTGAAGCCCTTGTCAATGGCAAACAAAAACTGAGTCGCAGTGATGTTATTGCACTCATTGATCGATTAACTAAAATGAGCACCTAA
- a CDS encoding ArnT family glycosyltransferase codes for MRKYTPIILLLVFSAIIYTSISFQPSVIDNADAVHAQASREMLLRNDWITMYVNGVRYLQKAPLLYWLVASAYQVFGFNAFAVRFPTVIAIVLLGWVTYAFGQWAYSQKVGLYAAASLLFCCGMFLFTRIMIPEALLTLLVTTAHLCFLRAFFGTGISKRLYYGFYVATALAVLTKGLIGIVFTVSPVFLFLLLTGNLFVWKELRLLSGSALFLAIAVPWHLLVGVRNEHFFWYYFVNEHFLRFLGQRYPKDYGKLPLLNYWLLHMVWLFPWSLGFPLLITQRPRLKAQANKKIQLNLYLWLWTGIILIFFSFSSGQEYYTFPAYPALALLLSTAFTEAEEGVKAKKYLLWINGILAILGIVFAIIMGVLVWNTRNVQATGDLSSFLNIVSSDDKRYTIALGHLFDFTPYALAELRSPAILSALVVSLGFLLAFWFRRKQNHTYTVIVMVLTMGLLFICANRAHIKFEPVLSSRVLAEEIKQRWEPNAKIVLNGNYETGSSLRFYIDQPIYLLNGRTLTMEFGSRYPDTQSVFLNDEDIRRLWSSSNRIFLFTENHKKETLLKNLAMPTFFVVEKGGKSVFTNKPLL; via the coding sequence ATGCGTAAATACACGCCTATTATTCTGTTGCTTGTTTTTAGTGCAATTATCTACACCAGTATTTCTTTTCAGCCTTCTGTGATTGATAATGCCGATGCCGTGCATGCTCAAGCATCTAGAGAGATGTTGTTGCGGAACGATTGGATAACCATGTACGTTAATGGAGTCCGTTATCTGCAAAAGGCTCCCCTACTTTACTGGTTAGTCGCAAGTGCTTATCAAGTTTTTGGCTTCAATGCCTTTGCTGTGCGTTTTCCCACTGTTATAGCGATCGTACTATTGGGTTGGGTCACCTATGCCTTTGGACAATGGGCTTATTCGCAAAAAGTAGGTCTTTACGCAGCCGCGTCTCTGCTTTTCTGCTGTGGGATGTTTCTGTTCACTCGCATCATGATCCCAGAGGCACTTTTAACTCTGTTAGTAACAACCGCACACTTGTGTTTCTTACGGGCATTCTTTGGTACTGGGATATCCAAAAGATTGTATTACGGATTTTACGTTGCTACAGCGTTAGCGGTATTGACGAAGGGGCTAATCGGTATTGTCTTTACAGTGAGTCCTGTATTTCTATTCCTTTTACTGACTGGTAACCTTTTTGTTTGGAAAGAACTGCGGTTACTTTCAGGAAGTGCCTTGTTTTTAGCGATCGCAGTACCTTGGCATCTTCTTGTTGGGGTTCGCAACGAACATTTTTTCTGGTATTACTTCGTTAACGAACATTTCTTAAGATTTCTTGGGCAACGCTATCCAAAAGACTATGGCAAACTACCGCTCTTGAATTACTGGCTGCTGCATATGGTTTGGTTATTTCCTTGGAGCTTGGGATTTCCGCTACTCATAACGCAGCGACCTCGTTTGAAAGCTCAGGCAAATAAGAAGATACAACTGAATCTCTATTTATGGCTGTGGACAGGAATTATTCTGATTTTTTTCAGTTTCTCTAGCGGTCAAGAGTATTACACATTTCCAGCTTACCCAGCACTTGCCCTGTTGTTAAGTACCGCCTTTACTGAAGCTGAAGAAGGAGTAAAAGCGAAAAAATACTTACTATGGATAAATGGCATCTTAGCCATTCTTGGGATAGTCTTTGCTATCATAATGGGAGTGCTGGTCTGGAACACTCGCAACGTGCAAGCAACAGGAGATCTTTCGTCCTTCCTCAATATAGTCTCTTCTGATGACAAAAGATATACAATTGCACTAGGACATTTATTTGACTTTACGCCATATGCTTTGGCAGAATTACGCAGTCCCGCTATTCTGTCGGCGCTAGTAGTTAGCTTAGGTTTTTTACTAGCATTTTGGTTTCGTCGCAAGCAAAACCACACATACACAGTAATAGTCATGGTGTTGACTATGGGGTTACTTTTTATTTGCGCTAACCGCGCCCACATCAAGTTCGAGCCTGTCCTCTCTTCGCGGGTTCTGGCTGAGGAAATCAAGCAGCGATGGGAACCCAATGCGAAAATTGTACTTAATGGGAATTATGAAACAGGCTCATCTCTCCGTTTCTATATTGACCAACCCATTTATCTCCTCAATGGTCGTACTCTAACAATGGAATTTGGTTCCCGCTACCCAGATACCCAATCCGTATTTTTGAATGATGAAGATATCCGGCGCTTGTGGAGCAGTTCCAACCGGATATTTTTGTTTACGGAAAATCATAAAAAAGAGACATTACTCAA